Proteins encoded in a region of the Salvelinus fontinalis isolate EN_2023a chromosome 17, ASM2944872v1, whole genome shotgun sequence genome:
- the LOC129813559 gene encoding myosin heavy chain, fast skeletal muscle-like, with translation MSTDAEMQIYGKAALYLRKPERERMEAQAMPFDSKNACYVTDKVELYLKGLVTARADGKCTVTVTKPDGSKEEGKEFKEADIYQMNPPKYDKIEDMAMMTYLNEASVLYNLKERYAAWMIYTYSGLFCATVNPYKWLPVYDEEVVNAYRGKKRMEAPPHIFSVSDNAFQFMMIDKENQSILITGESGAGKTVNTKRVIQYFATIAVSGAKKEADPSKMQGSLEDQIIAANPLLESYGNAKTVRNDNSSRFGKFIRIHFQAGKLAKADIETYLLEKSRVAFQLPDERGYHIFYQLMTGHKPELVEMTLLTTNPYDFPMISQGHITVPSINDKEELDATDDAITILGFTNDEKMAIYKLTGAVTHHGNLKFKQKQREEQAEPDGTEVADKIGYLLGLNSAELLKCLCYPRVKVGNEYVTKGQTVAQVYNAVMALAKSIYERMFLWMVIRINEMLDTKNPRQFYIGVLDIAGFEIFDYNSMEQLCINFTNEKLQQFFNHTMFVLEQEEYKKEGIVWEFIDFGMDLAACIELIEKPLGIFSILEEECMFPKASDTTFKNKLNDQHLGKTKAFEKPKPAKGKPEAHFSLVHYAGTVDYNITGWLDKNKDPLNESVILMYGKASVKLMATLYPAAPPEDKAKKGGKKKGGSMQTVSSQFRENLHKLMTNLRSTHPHFVRCLIPNESKTPGLMENFLVIHQLRCNGVLEGIRICRKGFPSRIIYADFKQRYKVLNASVIPEGQFMDNKKASEKLLGSIDVNHEDYKFGHTKVFFKAGLLGVLEEMRDEKLAALVGMVQALSRGFLMRREFSKMMERRESIFSIQYNIRSFMNVKTWPWMKLYFKIKPLLQSAETEKELANMKENYEKMKTDLAKALATKKHLEEKLVSLVQERADLALQVASEGESLNDAEERCEGLIKSKIQLEAKLKEMTERLEDEEEMNAELTAKKRKLEDECSELKKDIDDLELTLAKVEKEKHATENKVKNLTEEMASLDESVAKLTKEKKALQEAHQQTLDDLQAEEDKVNTLTKAKTKLEQQVDDLEGSLEQEKKLRMDLERAKRKLEGDLKLAQESIMDLENDKQQSDEKIKKKEFETSQLLSKVEDEQSLGAQLQKKIKELQARIEELEEEIEAERAARAKVEKQRADLSRELEEISERLEEAGGATAAQIDMNKKREAEFQKLRRDLEESTLQHEATAAALRKKQADSVAELGEQIDNLQRVKQKLEKEKSEYKMEIDDLSSNMEAVAKAKGNLEKMCRTLEDQLSELKTKNDENVRQVNDISGQRARLLTENGEFGRQLEEKEALVSQLTRGKQAFTQQVEELKRQIEEEVKAKNALAHGVQSARHDCDLLREQFEEEQEAKAELQRGMSKANSEVAQWRTKYETDAIQRTEELEEAKKKLAQRLQDAEETIEATNSKCASLEKTKQRLQGEVEDLMIDVERANALAANLDKKQRNFDKVLAEWKQKYEEGQAELEGAQKEARSMSTELFKLKNSYEEALDHLETLKRENKNLQQEISDLTEQIGETGKSIHELEKAKKTVETEKSEIQTALEEAEGTLEHEESKILRVQLELNQIKGEVDRKIAEKDEEMEQIKRNSQRMIDSMQSTLDSEVRSRNDALRVKKKMEGDLNEMEIQLSHSNRQAAEAQKQLRNVQGLLKDAQLHLDDAVRVSEDMKEQVAMVERRNGLMVAEIEELRVALEQTERGRKVAETELVDASERVGLLHSQNTSLLNTKKKLETDLVQVQGEVDDIVQEARNAEEKAKKAITDAAMMAEELKKEQDTSSHLERMKKNLEITVKDLQHRLDEAENLAMKGGKKQLQKLESRVRELETEVEAEQRRGVDAVKGVRKYERRVKELTYQTEEDKKNVGRLQDLVDKLQMKVKAYKRQAEEAEEQANGHMSKFRKVQHELEEAEERADIAETQVNKLRAKSRSTGKGKEVAE, from the exons TGGAAAGTGTACTGTGACAGTCACAAAACCTGACGGCAGTAAGGAG GAAGGAAAAGAGTTCAAAGAAGCAGACATCTACCAGATGAACCCCCCTAAGTACGACAAGATTGAGGACATGGCCATGATGACCTACCTGAATGAAGCCTCTGTGTTGTATAACCTCAAAGAGCGTTATGCAGCATGGATGATCTAT ACCTACTCTGGGCTCTTCTGTGCCACGGTGAACCCCTACAAGTGGCTCCCCGTGTACGACGAAGAGGTTGTCAACGCCTacagagggaagaagaggatGGAGGCTCCACCCCATATCTTCTCCGTCTCTGACAACGCCTTTCAGTTCATGATGATTG ATAAGGAGAACCAGTCCATCCTGATTAC TGGAGAATCCGGTGCAGGAAAGACTGTCAACACCAAGCGTGTCATCCAGTACTTCGCCACCATCGCAGTATCTGGTGCCAAGAAGGAAGCAGACCCCAGCAAAATGCAG GGGTCTCTTGAGGATCAGATCATTGCAGCTAACCCTCTGCTGGAGTCTTATGGTAATGCCAAGACAGTGAGGAACGACAACTCGTCTCGCTTT GGTAAATTCATCAGGATTCACTTCCAAGCAGGCAAACTGGCTAAAGCTGATATTGAGACCT acctgcTGGAGAAGTCCAGAGTGGCCTTCCAGCTGCCCGATGAGAGAGGCTACCACATCTTCTACCAGTTGATGACAGGCCACAAACCTGAGCTAGTTG AAATGACGCTCCTCACCACCAACCCCTACGACTTCCCCATGATCAGCCAGGGTCATATCACTGTGCCCAGCATCAACGACAAGGAAGAGCTGGATGCCACAGAC GATGCCATTACAATCCTGGGCTTCACTAATGATGAGAAGATGGCCATCTACAAGCTGACAGGAGCTGTAACACACCATGGCAACTTGAAATTCAAGCAGAAACAGCGTGAGGAGCAGGCCGAGCCAGACGGCACAGAGG TGGCTGATAAAATCGGTTACCTGCTGGGCCTGAACTCAGCTGAGTTGTTGAAGTGTCTGTGCTACCCCAGAGTGAAGGTTGGCAACGAGTACGTGACCAAGGGACAGACTGTGGCTCAG GTTTATAATGCAGTCATGGCTCTGGCCAAGTCCATCTATGAGAGGATGTTCTTGTGGATGGTCATCCGTATCAACGAGATGTTGGACACCAAGAATCCAAGGCAGTTCTATATCGGTGTGCTCGACATTGCCGGGTTTGAGATCTTTGAT TACAACAGCATGGAGCAACTGTGCATCAACTTCACCAATGAGAAACTGCAACAGTTTTTCAACCACACCATGTTCGTCCTGGAACAAGAGGAGTACAAGAAGGAGGGAATCGTCTGGGAATTCATCGACTTCGGCATGGACTTGGCTGCCTGCATTGAGCTTATTGAGAAG CCATTGGGCATCTTCTCCATCCTTGAAGAGGAGTGCATGTTCCCCAAGGCTTCAGACACTACTTTCAAGAACAAGTTGAACGACCAGCATCTTGGCAAAACCAAGGCGTTTGAGAAGCCCAAGCCTGCCAAAGGCAAGCCAGAGGCCCACTTCTCTCTCGTACACTACGCCGGCACTGTGGACTACAACATCACTGGCTGGCTGGACAAGAACAAGGACCCCCTGAACGAATCAGTTATTCTGATGTACGGGAAGGCCTCAGTCAAACTGATGGCTACCCTGTACCCTGCTGCCCCACCTGAGG ATAAAGCCAAGAAGGGAGGCAAGAAGAAGGGTGGTTCCATGCAGACTGTGTCCTCCCAGTTCAGG GAGAACTTACACAAGCTGATGACCAACTTGAGGAGCACTCATCCTCACTTTGTGCGCTGCCTGATCCCCAACGAGTCAAAGACTCCAG GTCTGATGGAGAACTTCCTGGTTATCCACCAGCTCAGGTGTAATGGTGTTCTGGAGGGTATTAGGATCTGCAGGAAGGGCTTCCCCAGCAGAATCATCTATGCTGACTTCAAGCAGAG GTATAAAGTACTGAATGCCAGTGTCATCCCAGAGGGACAGTTCATGGACAACAAGAAGGCTTCTGAGAAGCTGCTTGGGTCCATTGATGTAAATCACGAGGATtataagtttggacacaccaag GTGTTCTTCAAAGCCGGTCTGCTGGGTGTcctggaggagatgagagatgagaagcTAGCAGCTCTGGTCGGCATGGTCCAGGCTCTCAGCCGTGGATTCCTCATGAGGAGAGAGTTCTCCAAGATgatggagaggag AGAGTCCATCTTCTCCATCCAGTACAACATCCGCTCATTCATGAATGTGAAAACCTGGCCATGGATGAAGTTGTACTTCAAGATCAAGCCCCTGCTGCAGAGCGCTGAGACTGAGAAGGAGCTGGCCAACATGAAGGAGAACTATGAGAAGATGAAGACAGACCTGGCCAAGGCTCTGGCCACTAAGAAGCATTTGGAGGAGAAGTTAGTTTCCCTGGTGCAGGAGagggcagacctggctctccaaGTCGCATCT GAAGGTGAGAGTCTGAACGATGCTGAGGAAAGGTGCGAGGGGCTCATCAAGAGCAAGATCCAGCTGGAGGCCAAACTCAAAGAGATGACTGAGAggctggaggatgaggaggagatgaaTGCTGAGTTGACTGCCAAGAAGAGGAAGCTGGAGGATGAGTGCTCTGAGCTGAAGAAGGACATTGATGACCTGGAGCTCACCCTAGCCAAAGTGGAGAAGGAGAAGCACGCCACTGAAAACAAG GTTAAAAACCTGACAGAGGAGATGGCGTCTTTGGATGAGAGTGTTGCCAAGCTGACCAAGGAGAAGAAAGCCCTCCAAGAGGCCCACCAGCAGACACTGGACgacctgcaggcagaggaggacaAAGTCAACACTCTGACCAAGGCCAAGACCAAGCTGGAACAGCAAGTGGACGAC CTTGAGGGTTCTCTGGAGCAAGAGAAGAAGCTCCGTATGGACCTTGAGAGAGCCAAGAGAAAGCTGGAGGGAGATCTGAAACTGGCCCAGGAGTCCATAATGGACCTGGAGAATGACAAGCAGCAGTCTGATGAGAAAATCAAGAA AAAGGAGTTTGAGACCAGCCAGCTCCTCAGCAAAGTTGAGGATGAACAGTCTCTTGGAGCTCAGTTGCAGAAGAAGATCAAGGAACTCCAG GCTCGTAttgaggagctggaggaggaaaTTGAGGCTGAGCGTGCTGCCAGGGCCAAGGTTGAGAAGCAGAGGGCCGATCTCTCCAGGGAACTTGAGGAGATCAGCGAGAGGCTGGAGGAGGCCGGAGGCGCCACTGCTGCTCAGATTGATATGAACAAGAAGCGTGAGGCTGAGTTCCAGAAGCTGCGTCGTGATCTTGAAGAGTCCACTTTGCAGCACGAGGCCACAGCCGCCGCTCTGCGCAAGAAGCAGGCCGACAGTGTGGCTGAGCTCGGGGAGCAGATCGACAACCTGCAGCGTGTCAAGCAGAAGCTAGAGAAGGAGAAGAGCGAGTACAAGATGGAGATTGATGACCTCTCCAGCAACATGGAGGCCGTCGCCAAGGCTAAG GGCAATCTGGAGAAAATGTGTCGTACTCTTGAGGACCAGCTGAGTGAGCTCAAGACTAAGAATGATGAGAATGTTCGCCAGGTCAACGACATCAGCGGACAGAGGGCCAGACTCCTGACAGAAAACG GGGAGTTTGGACGCCAGCTGGAGGAGAAGGAAGCCCTGGTGTCTCAGCTGACCAGAGGCAAACAGGCCTTCACCCAGcaggtggaggagctgaagagGCAGATTGAGGAGGAGGTCAAG gCTAAAAATGCCCTGGCCCACGGTGTCCAGTCTGCCCGCCATGACTGTGACCTCCTGAGAGAGCAGtttgaggaggagcaggaggccaAGGCAGAGCTGCAACGTGGTATGTCCAAAGCAAACAGTGAGGTGGCTCAGTGGAGGACTAAGTATGAAACTGATGCCATCCAGCGCacagaggagctggaggaggccaA GAAAAAGCTGGCCCAGCGTCTGCAGGACGCTGAGGAAACCATTGAGGCGACCAACTCCAAGTGCGCCTCCCTGGAGAAGACCAAGCAGAGGctgcagggagaggtggaggacctCATGATTGACGTTGAGAGAGCCAACGCACTGGCCGCCAACCTAGACAAGAAGCAGAGGAACTTTGACAAG gtcctggcagagtggAAGCAGAAGTATGAGGAGGGTCAGGCTGAGCTGGAAGGAGCTCAGAAGGAGGCTCGCTCTATGAGCACTGAACTCTTCAAGTTGAAGAACTCGTACGAGGAGGCTCTGGATCATCTGGAGACtctgaagagagagaacaagaacctGCAAC agGAGATCTCTGACCTGACTGAGCAGATCGGAGAGACTGGCAAGAGCATCCATGAGCTGGAGAAGGCCAAGAAGACCGTGGAGACAGAGAAGTCTGAGATCCAGACCGCTCTGGAGGAGGCTGAG GGAACACTGGAGCACGAGGAATCCAAGATTCTGCGTGTGCAGCTGGAGCTGAACCAGATCAAGGGTGAGGTGGATAGGAAGATCGCTGAGAAGGACGAGGAGATGGAGCAGATCAAGAGGAACAGCCAGAGGATGATCGACTCCATGCAGAGCACCCTGGACTCTGAGGTCAGGAGCAGGAATGACGCCCTGAGGgtgaagaagaagatggagggagaCCTGAACGAGATGGAGATTCAGCTGAGCCACTCCAACAGGCAGGCCGCTGAGGCCCAGAAACAGCTGAGGAACGTCCAAGGACTGCTCAAG GATGCCCAATTGCACCTTGATGACGCTGTCCGTGTCTCAGAGGACATGAAGGAGCAGGTAGCCATGGTGGAGCGCAGGAATGGTCTGATGGTGGCTGAAATTGAGGAGCTGAGAGTTGctctggagcagactgagagaggCCGCAAAGTGGCTGAGACTGAGCTGGTAGACGCCAGCGAGCGCGTTGGACTGCTGCACTCCCAG AACACCAGCCTTCTGAACACCAAGAAGAAGCTGGAGACTGACCTGGTGCAAGTGCAGGGAGAGGTGGATGACATCGTCCAGGAGGCTAGAAATGCAGAGGAGAAAGCCAAGAAGGCCATCACTGAC GCGGCCATGATGGCTGAGGAGCTGAAGAAGGAGCAGGACACCAGCTCTCACCTGGAGAGGATGAAGAAGAACCTGGAGATCACAGTTAAGGACCTGCAGCACCGCCTGGATGAGGCTGAGAATCTGGCCATGAAGGGAGGCAAGAAGCAGCTCCAGAAACTGGAGTCCAGA GTGCGTGAGCTTGAGACTGAGGTTGAGGCAGAGCAGAGAAGAGGTGTAGACGCAGTCAAGGGAGTCCGCAAGTATGAGCGCAGAGTCAAGGAGCTCACTTACCAG ACTGAGGAGGACAAGAAGAACGTTGGCAGACTTCAGGACCTGGTAGATAAGCTGCAGATGAAAGTGAAGGCCTACAAGAGACAGGCTGAGGAAGCG